The Acidobacteriota bacterium genome segment GGAGGGCGTTTATGAATTCGAGGACCTCGGTGGAGGAACTGGTCCGCTCGAAGTTCGTCTTCTCAGGGATAGTCAAGTCCTTGGCCGGCCATGTTCCGGCCCACCCTTCAGGCACGGAATCTCCCCAGTAGATTTCTTGGGCGGCGACATCCAGGACAAAGCCGACGGTCAGGGCCGCGGCCATGACAAATAAGATAACGAAATGTTTTTTCATGAGGGTCCACTCCTTGACTTGGCTTTGAGTTAAATATATCATAGAAAAAAATATCAAGCAGGTTTTTTTTATAGGAGGGAGATGGTCATGAGAAAGCCGCTATACTGGATTGTCCTTCTGGGTTGTGTATTCGGGCTGGCCGCGGGTCTTTCCGCCGCTCGGAATTGGAACATGAGCGATGTCCGGGACATCGAGAATATTCTTCCGGAAAAAGCCCGGGCCGAGGTTATGAACGCGTGGCTGGAATGGCGTTTGGACAACATCGTTCCCGAGATCATGAAACGGGAAGGCATCGACCTCTGGTTGATCATCAACCGCGAATATAACGAGGATCCCGTTTACCTGTCGATGATTTCCCGGCCGAACATGAACGCCCGCCGGCTTTCGATCCTCATTTTTCACGACCGCGGAGCCGAAGGCGTCAAGAGGCTGACCGCCAACTGGCACGGCACAGGGAGCTCGGGCCCCCTCTACGAGCCGATCTTCACCGACCGCTCCAAGGGCTGGAAGGGCCAGTTTGAAACCGTCGCCGCATATATTAAGAAGTATGATCCCCGCCGGATCGGCCTCAATTTTTCCGAACACTGGCAATTCGGCGATGGTTTGACGGTAGGGCTGATGAAAGAGCTCGAAAAGGTTCTTGACCCGGTTTACAGGGAAAGGATCGTTTCCGCCGAGATGCTTTGCGTCGGCTGGCTCGAAACCCGCAGCCCCATGGAAATCAGCGTCTACCGCCACATCCAGGGCATCGCCCACGACATCATCGCCGAATTCTATTCCAATAGGGTCATCATTCCCGACGTCACGACGACGGACGATGTTGTCTGGTGGATCCGGGACAGGATCACGGGTCTTGGGCTGGGGACCTGGTTTCAACCGTCCGTGAGTATCCGGAGGTCGCCGCGGGACGAAGCCCGGTACGGCAAAGGCGACAGAACGATAAGACGGGGGGACATTCTTCACTGCGATGTCGGCATTTCCTACCTGGGCCTTTCGACCGACGCCCAGCACAACGCCTATGTCCTTCGCCTCGGGGAAACGGACGTTCCCGCTGGGCTCCGGGAGCTTCTCCGGCGCGGCAATAGGCTCCAGGAGATCTTTATGGATGAATTCCGGGCGGGCCGGACCGGGAACGAGGTCTTGCTTGCGGCCTTGAAAAAAGCAGGGGCCGAAGGGATCGAGGGGCGGATCTACACCCACCCCCTCGGCATCCACGGACACGCCGCGGGCACGACAATGGGAAGGACGGAGTCACAGGAAGGAGTTCCCGTGAGGGGCGACTATCCTCTTCATGAAAACACGTGTTACGCGATCGAGCTGAGCGTTTCCCATGTGATCCCCGAATGGGACAACGCCCGGGTCTCCATCGGGCTCGAAGAGGGCGCCGTGTTCACGAAGGACGGATGCCGATGGCTTGACGGCTACCCGAAAAAATATTACCTGATCCACTGACGCCGAAAGTCAATACCTCCAGCTTGTCGTATCGGCGCTCGGCGGGGCTGTCTTGAGGATGCGGTCGAGGATCTTCGGAATGAACATCTGGTGGTATCTCAGCCGCGAGATGGCGTTCGGCAGTTCGTGGTCGCCGTTCCAGCAGTGTTCTTGCCTGTCGCCATAGTCGATTTCCCCGCCGTAGTGAGGTTCTGTCGTCTTCTCCAAGAACTCTTCCATGAAATACACGGCATTGTTGAGATAGTAATTGTCCATGTCGCCGACGTAGATATGGATCTTCCCCTTTAGCTTGGGACCGATCGTCTTCCAATTCTTTTCCAAGAGATATCTGAGGTCATAATTGTCTCGCCAGTATTTTGCGACCTCAGGGTTGATGGCTCCGGTCATTCTGTCCCAGATCGGCCGTGGATATCCGTCATCGCCGACCGGGCCGAATGTGGCCTCCCAGATATCCTGTTGGCCTCCCGAGCGCCCTTTGCTCCCGAGGACAAGTTCCAGGTGGCAAGCTTCTTTGAGGGTAAACAAGATCTCCCCTAAAAAATTGCGTCCCCGGGGTCTCGGGGTCTGTTTCCAAGGAGTGTCCAAGTAGTAGGCATTTTTGTTTTTGTAGATATTTACGGACGTGTAGGCCCGGAAATCGATGGGGTCAGGGCAGGCGGCATAACAGCCGTTGTAGTCTTCGGGGTAGAAGACCTGGGCGGCGAGCGATTGCCAGCCCCCGGTCGATCCGCCATAGAGAAAACGCGACCAGCCCTGGCCGAGGCCGCGGAACGTCTTCTCGACATAAGGAATGAGCTCGTAGGTAATGGCGTCGCCGTAAGGGCCGACGTTGGCCGAATTTACGGCATAGGAGGAGTCGTAGAAGGGGTTGGCGTGTTGGATTTCCATAATAATCATCCGT includes the following:
- a CDS encoding M24 family metallopeptidase, encoding MRKPLYWIVLLGCVFGLAAGLSAARNWNMSDVRDIENILPEKARAEVMNAWLEWRLDNIVPEIMKREGIDLWLIINREYNEDPVYLSMISRPNMNARRLSILIFHDRGAEGVKRLTANWHGTGSSGPLYEPIFTDRSKGWKGQFETVAAYIKKYDPRRIGLNFSEHWQFGDGLTVGLMKELEKVLDPVYRERIVSAEMLCVGWLETRSPMEISVYRHIQGIAHDIIAEFYSNRVIIPDVTTTDDVVWWIRDRITGLGLGTWFQPSVSIRRSPRDEARYGKGDRTIRRGDILHCDVGISYLGLSTDAQHNAYVLRLGETDVPAGLRELLRRGNRLQEIFMDEFRAGRTGNEVLLAALKKAGAEGIEGRIYTHPLGIHGHAAGTTMGRTESQEGVPVRGDYPLHENTCYAIELSVSHVIPEWDNARVSIGLEEGAVFTKDGCRWLDGYPKKYYLIH
- a CDS encoding alpha/beta hydrolase-fold protein; the protein is MLFMSLGTISIAETLRFAVSFPSEQSQKALEGRILLMISDDEIREPRFLITRGPDSQLVFGIEVEELEPGENAVIGKEVFGYPLDSLSEIPPGEYWVQGLLNRYETFHRSDGHTVKLAPDKGEGQRWNSKPGNLYSKPEKFWIDPREDKVIEISLDRQIPPIPDPPDTKYIRHVRIQSRLLTEFWGRPMFLGANVLLPEGFDEHPEARYPLIINHGHFPYTFGGFRETPPDPDLEPEYSSRFNLPDYNITVQEYAYKFYQYWTAPDTPRMIIMEIQHANPFYDSSYAVNSANVGPYGDAITYELIPYVEKTFRGLGQGWSRFLYGGSTGGWQSLAAQVFYPEDYNGCYAACPDPIDFRAYTSVNIYKNKNAYYLDTPWKQTPRPRGRNFLGEILFTLKEACHLELVLGSKGRSGGQQDIWEATFGPVGDDGYPRPIWDRMTGAINPEVAKYWRDNYDLRYLLEKNWKTIGPKLKGKIHIYVGDMDNYYLNNAVYFMEEFLEKTTEPHYGGEIDYGDRQEHCWNGDHELPNAISRLRYHQMFIPKILDRILKTAPPSADTTSWRY